The Hyphomicrobium sp. 99 genome contains the following window.
GTCGCGAATTGCGCGCCCGAAGTATCGAAGAAGAAGGCATTCGCCTCTCCCGCCCCCTTGGCCAACAGGAAGACGCGGTTGGAACTGAGCACCACCGCATCCACGACGGCGGGGTTCGACACCATCACGTCGCGGACATCGCGCGGGAATTCGAGCAGGACCGATTTTCCCATACCGATCTTCAGGCTTTTCCTGATGGGGCCGCCGGTGTCCTGGATGCGAATGAACGACTGATGATGTCCGGCGTCCGCCGAAATATCGCGATACGCTTCTTCGGAATCTTGCGGCTGCGCCGAAGCTCCTGGAAGGGCCAGCGTGGCGCTTACAAGCATCACTATGGCGCGCAACGAAGCGCGCCATGAAAAACCGAAATTACTGCGCATGAGGCCCTATACCCTATGACGACTACTGACTAAGCACTTACTCAGTTCACGCCATACACACGCGACTTGGCTCCGTAGCGAACGATGCGCACGGAATTGTTTTTAGGCTTGTCCAAGTTGAGACCGCCGGCCCGCGCCGGATCAGTGCTCAAATCGGCAACGCTACGAAGCGAAAGGGTGATTTCGCCCATCGCATTCGCAAGCGCCATCATCTCTGCTTGCCGCGGCGTCAGCTCCAACGTCGCCGTCGTCGCCGAGCTATCAGCCGCCTTCTTGCCTTCCTTCGTCTCGATCTGCTGCCCAATGGCCATCACACGGACATTGCGAAACAGCGTATCGGCGACGCTCTCTTCCTGATTGCCGCGATTGCGCACCTGACGGATCAGGATAACGTCGACATGATCGTTCGGGAGGATCAGGCTACCGGCAGCCGTCTCGGCTTTGATTTTCGTCGAGATGGCGCGCATGCCTTGCGGCAGGATCGCAGCCAGGACGCCGCCTTGGCCCGCCTTGATCAGCTTCTGAGTGGTGACGGGCTCGCCGGCGAGCATCGGGGAGCGCGCCACTGAGCCCGAAAGATTGTGCATCATCGCGATGCCGCCGCCCTGCTTCGTGACGTAGCTCGTAGAGACGGCTTCGGACGGCCAGGATACCCAGCGGAAGCTGCCCTCGTTGACGATCTGCCCGACGGGAATATCCGATCCAGCGACCAGAACTTCAGTGCTGTTGACGGTTTTTTCGACAGTGACTGGAGCTGGCGGCGGACGCACGAAAGAACTCGCCACGTAATAAGCGAGTACAGCGGCGCTTAACGCCACCGAAAACCCAATGAGCTGAGCCCGTTTCATCCGCCCCGTCGTCCCTCGAGATCAGAAATCGATCTGCTCAGGACGATGACGACCAATTGTCAATTTGAGGTTAATCTCTGTCTCGAAGCGAGGCTAAGGCGTCGAAACGTTGTAGAGACAGTTATCGAAGCGTAAACGAAGCCCAACCGAGTTAACGAGCAGCAATCACACGAGCGAAAGAAAAATGTCGGTCATCGGAAAAATCGCGAGCGCGCCAGCGGCGATGGCGATGCCGTACGGAATAGGCCCCTTTTGCACGTGGAGGCGCTGCGCCCATCCCGGAAGAGCAAAGGATTGAGCCGGAAACCAGTTGCGATAACCGAGGATTACCAACGAAAGAACGCCGCCGAACACTGCGACGCAGACGAGGTATCCGACAACCTGGTTGGCGCCGATCCAAATGCTGCCGGCCGCGATCAGCTTGGCATCGCCGCCGCCGAGAAGATTGAGCGAAAAGAGAACGAAGGTCACGGCAAGGGTCACGAGCCCGATCGCGAGGTTCGTGCCGAACGTCTCCAGCGGCATCTGAGTGAGAACAGCCACCGCGACGAAGCCGCCGACGAGCGCCAGCGAAATCTTGTTCGGTATTTTCATCGTGAAAAGATCGTTGGCTGCGGCAAAGGCCATCGCCACAGGGAACGTCATCAGGAAAAGCGAGGCGAGCGACGTCATGTATCGAGACCTGGGGAAGAATGCCACGGACGCCTGAGGATGCAGCAATTTGAGTAAAAGCGAGCCTAACGGCAGGGATCCGTGAGCCGGAAGCTATGAATTAGCCGCGGTAACGATAGAAGCGATGGACGAAAAAGCGGCCTGCAAGAAAGTTGATACCTGGGTCAAACCGGCGACGATGCAAACACTCACGATCCCCGCGATCAACGCGTATTCAAGGGCCGTTGCGCCGTCTTCATCGCGAAGAAAGTTCCGCATAGGTTTCTTACGCACGCCGGAATATTCCTTCTGCCACCATTCCAATGAATCGCCGTGAACGAGGCTAAAGTAGGGGCCTTAATCTTCGGTGGCTGGAGTTCGAGAGAGCATTTCAGCGCAGAAACGCGTCAACCGAACTGAGCAACCAGATATAAAAATGCGCCCGGAGGGGCCTCCGAGCGCAGTTCGCATGTGTGGAATTTAGAATTACGGGGTCGGGGCCACGCCCGTGGTGAGGGAAGTGCCGACGCCCGTGAAGGTGTTGACCAGCGCGGTCTTAAGAGGGGTAAGCCCTGCGATGATGCCGACACCGACGATCGCGGCGATCAGGCCGTATTCGATGGCCGTTGCACCCGACTCGTCGTTCATGAAACGCGAAAACATGTTCATTTGTACTCTCCCAAACTTGTCGCAAGTGTATGTCCGATCCTGGTCCACCGGGGGTATCCGTCCTCTCCGATGAACTTTAGCGACAATAATCTTCAAAAATTAAAGTCAGGTAAAACCGCCGATCCCGCGCGGTTCATCAGACTAAAGTCCAAATGATCACGGATCATTTCTCAAAATATCCAAGTATACTTCCGTATAAAACATGATAAATCTGCTTACTAAAGTGAGAATAACTTCAACTGTGCGCGCAAAAATCAAGTATTGAAGAGTTAATACTTCTTAATTATTAAACTTATCCATCTCGTTGAAGCCAAGATAAAGTCTACATGCTGCGCGTTTCCGCACGGCCAACTGCCCCGGATCTGCCTGAGACCTTTGGTGATCACCGCCTGCATTCGGGTGCTCACATTCAACTCAAGTAACTTTTTGCATTCCCGCGAATGACGCGCCGCACCTTGCGCGGTTGCGTAAAGACGCCCTCGCTTTCGATTGATACGGGCGTTTCCAGTTCCTTCACCAATTCATGCGGTAATTATCTTTTCCTCGAGCCATCGGATTTCGAATGCCCGCGCAATTCAGAAGAGCCGCAACATCGTTTCGGATGATTCGGAGCGTCGCCTGCGCTTGCCTCATCGGATTGGTTGGAACGCCGGCCTCCGCCGCCGACTTGATCGTGCGCTACGACCAATCGCAATTGCTGCGGCTTCCAAGGCCCGCGTCCGAAATCATCGTCGGCAATCCATCGATTGCGGACGTCACGCTTCAGGACGGAAATCTGCTCGTCGTGACGGGGAAGACATTCGGCATCACGAACATCATCGCTCTAGATACCGACCATAACGTCATCCAGGATCAGCGTGTGATGGTGGAGCGCGACGACCGCAGGGTCGTGAATTTGCATAAAGGGACGCAACGCTTCACATTCGCCTGCACGCCAAACTGCGAACCGACACTGACGATCGGCGACGAGAAAGACTTCTTCGAGAACGTAAAATCGGCCAACTCGAGCAAGACGAAGTTCTCAGAAGGTGCCTCTGATCAAGGCGTCAACGCCAACAACCAACAATAATGAGTCGAAGGCGCGGGATCGGTCTCCATTTCGTTTAACGCTTTGTGAACCGCGCCAAAGGAAAGACCTTTCGATAAATACGCTTTTAATGTTCCAGGACTACCTCTCAGCATAACAAGGGATGAGGGGCGGAATGCTTCTGCGTATGCCGAACTCCAGCTTACTGAAAGCTCGTCGCCTCCTGCGTTTGCAGGCCGGCAGCCTTCGCCGCCTTCAACGCGACGACAATGGCGCGACCGCGGTCGAGTTTGCGTTCGTCGTGACCCCATTCCTTATGTTCATCTTCGCGCTCATCGGCTGCGCCTTCTATTTCTTTATAGCGAACTCGATCGAGAAGGGCATGGATCAGGCGACCCGGCTTGTCCGAACTGGCCAGGCCGTTACTCAGAAGATGACTGTCGAGCAATTCAGAAAGACCATCTGCACGGGGGCAGGTAGCTGGATCGATTGCAACAAACTCAAAGTCGTCGCCTCCCCAACGGACGACTGGAGCAAAGTCAAAGATCCGATTCAGTGCTTGGGCAACACTCAAAACCAAGACCAAATCATGAAGGCCACGGATTTGATCGCAATCTATACGGGCACCGCGAGCCAGGTCGTTATGGTCACAACCTGCTACCAGTGGGATTTTACGGCCAAGCTGCCCTTCATAAAACTTGGCAATGCTCCAGACGGTTCGACCGTGATCCAAACTGCAACAGCGTTCCGCAGCGAGCCATACCCGAGCAATTGACCCATGCATCCAATTGGCCACCCCCGATTGATCTCGCGATTTCGCCATTTCTTACGCGATCACGCCGGCGTCGCAGCCGTCGAATTCGCCTTCCTGGCTCCGCTGTTGATGTTGATGACGTTCGGCACCTTCGAAATAACCCGCGCCCTGATCATTCATCAACGCTTCCAGAAAGCGACCGGGATGATTGGCGATCTCGTTGCCCGTGAGCAGCAGCTCGGCGCGGATCCTACGGCAGCTGCAAAGCAGTTAGACTCAATCATGAAGGCGGCCGAGCACGCCATGGCCCCATACAGCTCCGGCCCATT
Protein-coding sequences here:
- the cpaB gene encoding Flp pilus assembly protein CpaB is translated as MKRAQLIGFSVALSAAVLAYYVASSFVRPPPAPVTVEKTVNSTEVLVAGSDIPVGQIVNEGSFRWVSWPSEAVSTSYVTKQGGGIAMMHNLSGSVARSPMLAGEPVTTQKLIKAGQGGVLAAILPQGMRAISTKIKAETAAGSLILPNDHVDVILIRQVRNRGNQEESVADTLFRNVRVMAIGQQIETKEGKKAADSSATTATLELTPRQAEMMALANAMGEITLSLRSVADLSTDPARAGGLNLDKPKNNSVRIVRYGAKSRVYGVN
- a CDS encoding prepilin peptidase, whose translation is MTSLASLFLMTFPVAMAFAAANDLFTMKIPNKISLALVGGFVAVAVLTQMPLETFGTNLAIGLVTLAVTFVLFSLNLLGGGDAKLIAAGSIWIGANQVVGYLVCVAVFGGVLSLVILGYRNWFPAQSFALPGWAQRLHVQKGPIPYGIAIAAGALAIFPMTDIFLSLV
- a CDS encoding Flp family type IVb pilin; this translates as MRNFLRDEDGATALEYALIAGIVSVCIVAGLTQVSTFLQAAFSSIASIVTAANS
- a CDS encoding Flp family type IVb pilin, yielding MNMFSRFMNDESGATAIEYGLIAAIVGVGIIAGLTPLKTALVNTFTGVGTSLTTGVAPTP
- a CDS encoding pilus assembly protein N-terminal domain-containing protein; the protein is MIRSVACACLIGLVGTPASAADLIVRYDQSQLLRLPRPASEIIVGNPSIADVTLQDGNLLVVTGKTFGITNIIALDTDHNVIQDQRVMVERDDRRVVNLHKGTQRFTFACTPNCEPTLTIGDEKDFFENVKSANSSKTKFSEGASDQGVNANNQQ
- a CDS encoding pilus assembly protein; the protein is MFIFALIGCAFYFFIANSIEKGMDQATRLVRTGQAVTQKMTVEQFRKTICTGAGSWIDCNKLKVVASPTDDWSKVKDPIQCLGNTQNQDQIMKATDLIAIYTGTASQVVMVTTCYQWDFTAKLPFIKLGNAPDGSTVIQTATAFRSEPYPSN